One Podarcis raffonei isolate rPodRaf1 chromosome 3, rPodRaf1.pri, whole genome shotgun sequence genomic region harbors:
- the GPR63 gene encoding probable G-protein coupled receptor 63, with product MFFSAMLTSAHSGTFNATFIVYENMYANITTPSFLVRSGTTQPLKYHLGAMVITEVTTLTSNTTTAHPLQLGSKSLSLPLQVILSAAMIFILLVSFLGNLVVCLMVYQKTAMRSAINILLASLAFADMLLAVLNMPFALVTVITTRWVFGNIFCRVSAMFFWLFVIEGVAILLIISIDRFLIIVQRQDKLNPYRAKFLIAVSWAAAFVVAFPLSLGNPNLLPSRAPQCVFGYTTSPGYRAYVILVVLISFFIPFLVMLYSFMGILNTVRHNAVRIHSHPDSICLSQASKLGLMSLQRPFQMNIDMSFKTRAFTTILILFIVFIICLAPFTTYSLIATFNSHFDQKHNFFEISAWLLWLCYLKSALNPLIYYWRIKKFHDACLDLMPKYFKFLPQLPGHTRRRIRPSAVYVCGEHRSVV from the coding sequence ATGTTTTTTTCTGCAATGCTGACGTCTGCTCATTCTGGGACATTCAATGCAACTTTTATTGTCTATGAAAATATGTACGCAAATATCACCACCCCCTCCTTCTTGGTTCGTAGTGGCACAACGCAGCCACTGAAATATCACTTGGGTGCCATGGTTATCACTGAGGTAACTACTCTGACAAGCAACACTACAACTGCCCACCCATTGCAATTGGGCTCCAAGAGCTTAAGCCTGCCACTCCAGGTAATTCTTTCTGCTGCCATGATATTTATACTCCTCGTTTCTTTCCTTGGCAACCTTGTTGTCTGCCTAATGGTCTATCAGAAGACTGCAATGCGATCGGCTATTAACATTCTCCTAGCTAGCCTGGCTTTTGCAGACATGTTGCTTGCTGTGCTGAACATGCCTTTTGCTCTGGTAACTGTCATCACAACCCGGTGGGTTTTTGGGAATATCTTCTGCAGAGTCTCGGCCATGTTTTTCTGGCTATTTGTCATCGAAGGGGTGGCCATTCTGCTTATCATTAGCATTGACAGGTTCCTTATAATAGTTCAGAGGCAGGATAAGCTGAATCCATACCGGGCAAAGTTCCTCATTGCTGTCTCATGGGCTGCAGCCTTCGTAGTTGCTTTCCCGCTTTCTTTGGGAAACCCCAACCTGCTACCTTCCAGAGCACCTCAGTGTGTGTTTGGCTACACAACAAGCCCTGGCTACCGTGCCTATGTGATACTGGTGGTACTGATTTCATTTTTCATCCCGTTCCTGGTAATGTTGTATTCTTTTATGGGCATCCTCAACACTGTACGGCACAACGCAGTTCGCATCCACAGCCACCCAGATAGCATATGCCTCAGCCAAGCTAGCAAACTTGGTCTCATGAGCCTTCAGAGACCTTTTCAGATGAACATTGATATGAGCTTTAAAACTCGTGCCTTCACCACCATATTGATTTTGTTCATTGTCTTCATAATCTGCTTGGCGCCCTTCACCACCTACAGCCTTATTGCCACATTCAACAGCCACTTCGATCAGAAGCACAACTTCTTTGAGATAAGCGCTTGGCTCCTTTGGCTCTGCTACCTCAAGTCTGCCCTAAACCCATTGATTTACTACTGGAGGATCAAGAAATTTCACGATGCATGCTTAGACTTGATGCCGAAGTACTTCAAGTTTTTGCCACAGCTACCTGGTCACACCAGAAGACGTATCCGGCCTAGCGCAGTATATGTGTGTGGGGAGCACCGGTCAGTTGTGTGA